In a genomic window of Nodosilinea sp. E11:
- a CDS encoding lipase family protein: MDKFKRRQVLLGGVAAGTAATLGTEYVRRDRAQARQAAIDAFAAEFYDPEDIIQAAVTGDTRMVEEFQAIQAAAAFPPPPIPYNRQVSKRLILLSRLATQQYITGRNDPSYDGSLQRLFDYSPELDPYRLVTSFRGQERQVNDNIEVQVPQALIDDPTLVNDPTALEENLGQTEDAIRTGVTTAVRVGRRIEVFYGFLLESEADSILVFRGTQRTAEWVGNIYAVQQPYLDPTTGESLGNIHQGFRRIANSIINPQVVEAVRQINPAKPCYVSGHSLGAALATVLALDIALAVPELRPSLQVYVYASPRVGNPEFVRSYAQILPNSFRITNLADPIPTMPPTKLRAEFVHVGEEWAFLSQGGDILPNHIVDTYRRAVNAEAESNQRRDGFL, translated from the coding sequence ATGGATAAATTTAAGCGTCGTCAGGTGTTGCTGGGAGGTGTGGCCGCAGGCACCGCCGCCACCCTGGGGACAGAGTATGTGCGGCGCGATCGCGCCCAGGCCCGCCAGGCGGCGATCGATGCCTTTGCTGCCGAGTTCTACGACCCCGAAGATATCATTCAGGCAGCGGTGACCGGCGACACCCGCATGGTCGAAGAATTCCAGGCGATTCAGGCGGCGGCGGCCTTTCCGCCGCCGCCCATCCCCTACAACCGCCAGGTCTCGAAGCGGCTGATCTTGCTCAGCCGTCTGGCCACCCAGCAGTACATCACCGGTCGCAACGACCCCAGCTACGACGGCAGCCTGCAACGGCTGTTTGACTACAGTCCCGAGCTAGATCCCTACCGTCTAGTCACCAGCTTTCGCGGTCAAGAGCGTCAGGTCAACGACAACATCGAGGTGCAGGTGCCCCAGGCGCTGATCGACGACCCCACCCTGGTGAATGATCCCACCGCCCTGGAGGAAAACCTTGGCCAAACCGAAGACGCCATTCGCACCGGGGTAACGACGGCGGTGCGGGTGGGTCGCCGCATTGAGGTGTTTTACGGCTTTTTGCTCGAGTCTGAGGCCGACAGCATCTTGGTGTTTCGCGGCACCCAGCGCACCGCCGAGTGGGTGGGCAATATCTACGCCGTGCAGCAGCCCTACCTCGACCCCACCACAGGCGAGAGCCTAGGCAATATTCACCAGGGCTTTCGCCGCATTGCCAACAGCATTATCAATCCTCAGGTGGTGGAGGCGGTGCGCCAGATCAACCCCGCCAAGCCCTGCTACGTGTCGGGGCACAGCCTGGGGGCCGCCCTGGCCACAGTGCTCGCCCTCGACATTGCCCTAGCGGTGCCCGAGCTGCGGCCCAGTTTGCAAGTTTACGTCTACGCTAGCCCCCGCGTGGGCAACCCCGAGTTTGTGCGCAGCTACGCCCAGATATTGCCCAACAGTTTTCGGATTACTAACCTGGCCGACCCCATCCCCACTATGCCGCCCACCAAACTGCGGGCTGAGTTTGTGCATGTGGGCGAAGAGTGGGCTTTTCTCAGCCAGGGGGGCGACATATTGCCCAACCACATCGTCGATACCTATCGCCGGGCGGTGAATGCCGAGGCTGAAAGCAACCAGCGGCGAGACGGTTTCCTATAG
- the prmC gene encoding peptide chain release factor N(5)-glutamine methyltransferase gives MPEEDNCITGAELWAWRVQALQAAKAAGVEAEEVDWLLTAVADVDRLGLKLGNVQQRSPIALRYPLSELDRRWQQRLSDRTPVQYLVGETPWRDLMLTVSPAVLIPRPETELIIDLAAAAVATSPIRDRLAQGLWVDMGTGSGAIALALAQTFPAARILAVDQSAAALAVAQHNADRTGLRDRITFYHGSWFEPLAAYRGQLSALVSNPPYIPSALLPTLQPEVIDHEPTAALDGGDDGLTALRILAAQAPVYLVPGGLWLAEIMAGQGEAVRDLLAAQGCYSEIEICLDLAGRDRFVRAIYTPDCQAKNDP, from the coding sequence ATGCCTGAAGAGGATAACTGCATCACCGGGGCCGAACTGTGGGCCTGGCGAGTCCAGGCATTACAGGCCGCCAAGGCCGCTGGAGTCGAGGCTGAGGAAGTTGATTGGTTACTGACGGCAGTGGCCGATGTCGATCGCCTGGGGCTGAAGCTGGGTAATGTGCAGCAGCGATCGCCCATTGCCCTGCGCTACCCCCTCAGCGAGCTAGACCGTCGCTGGCAGCAGCGCCTCAGCGATCGCACCCCGGTGCAATATCTAGTTGGCGAAACTCCCTGGCGCGACCTGATGCTAACGGTCTCGCCAGCGGTGTTGATTCCCCGGCCAGAGACTGAGCTGATCATCGATCTGGCGGCGGCAGCAGTGGCGACTAGCCCGATCAGAGATCGCCTAGCCCAGGGCCTATGGGTCGATATGGGGACCGGCAGTGGCGCGATCGCCCTTGCCTTAGCCCAAACCTTTCCCGCCGCCCGCATTCTTGCCGTCGACCAAAGCGCGGCGGCTCTGGCTGTTGCCCAGCACAATGCCGATCGCACCGGACTACGCGATCGCATTACCTTTTACCATGGCAGCTGGTTTGAGCCCCTGGCGGCCTACCGGGGGCAACTCAGCGCCCTGGTGTCGAACCCCCCCTACATTCCCTCCGCCCTGCTGCCCACGCTTCAGCCCGAGGTGATTGACCACGAACCCACCGCCGCCCTCGATGGCGGCGACGACGGCCTCACTGCCCTGCGCATTCTGGCCGCCCAGGCCCCAGTGTATCTGGTGCCCGGTGGTCTGTGGCTAGCCGAAATCATGGCCGGGCAGGGCGAGGCGGTGCGAGATCTGCTGGCCGCCCAGGGCTGCTACAGCGAGATTGAGATCTGTCTTGATTTGGCCGGGCGCGATCGCTTCGTGCGAGCGATTTACACGCCAGACTGCCAAGCCAAAAATGACCCGTGA